The genomic segment ACCTTGTAGAACCCAGAGAGACGCGCCACCAATGATGGTATTTTGAGGCTTTTTAACCAACTCATCGTCGTAAGGCAGTTCAGCAACACCAATGTTGATGCCTTTCATATTCTCTTGAATACCCGCTAGACCTGCTGATGAGCCCATCGTCATGGCACATTCTTGAGTGTAAAACAGTGGCATACCATCAGATTGGCGACCACCATATTTGAACACGCCCTCTTTTGACCACTGACCAAGCTGCTCAATATGTTTTACGTAAGGTGCGTCATTGAACTTAAATTCAGTGTTAAGCCCGGCAAAACCGTTGCTTTGTGTCGCCACTGGGATGTTGTTGCGCGCCCCAAAGTTTTCGATCTGCACCCAGGATTGCCAAGTTGTGGTAAAGCCGCATTTAGCACCAGAATCCAACAGCTTACGCGAGACCTGTTCCATCTCTTTCCAAGTTTTTGGCGCCTGCTCAATGCCTGCTTTAGCAAACATGTCTTTGTTGTAATACATCACAGGCGTTGAGCTGTTAAATGGCATCGACAGCATTTCACCTTGGGTGTTGGTGTAGTAGCCAGTCACTGCAGAGAGATAGTTATCTGAGTTAAACGGTTCTTTGGTGTCAGCCATAAGCTGATAGACAGGATAGATAGCTTTTTCCGCGCCCATCATGGTTGCCGTGCCCACTTCGAACACTTGCACAATGGCAGGTTGTTCTTTGGCGCGAAACGCTGCGATGGCACTGGTCATCGTTTCAGCGTAACTGCCTTTATAGACGGGTTTGATTTCATACTCATCTTGTGAGGCATTAAAGTTCGCGGCAATCTCATTCACTTTTTGACCTAAAGCACCACCCATCGCGTGCCACCATTCCACTTCGGTTTTTGCCTGTGCGTGTGTGCTGAGTAGTGCTGCTGTGACTGCAAGACCAGTAAGGCGCATGATAGACATAATGATTCCTTTGTATATTTGATCGTTGGTTAACGATGTCGATTAGTTCGGGTCACCCTTGACCCAGTAAAGGTTCACTTGAAAGTTAAATGAATAAAATGACGCTTCAATTACAGTTAAATGAACTTAATTGAAACTATTTTTGGCGCATTTTCTGCCATGAAATTGTCATGTAGCCGTGTAATTCTTCACTTGAGCATAAATGAACAAATAGGAAAATGATGAACATAACAGCGCATCGCGGGGTGTCTAGTTTGGCTCCCGAGAATACCTTGACCGCCTTTCGACTTGCGCCGCAATACGGATGTGAATGGATCGAGATAGATGTTCAGCTGAGTCAGGATTTGATCCCCGTCGTGATTCATGATCAAACCGTTAATCGTTGCACTAATGGCAGCGGTAAGGTGGCCGATATGACATTGACGCAACTAAAAAAATTGGATGCGGGTCTCTGGTTTTCTGAGCAGTATCGAGGTGAAAAAATCCCGACTTTGCATGAAACGCTTAAGCTGGTTCAAGCGCTAGGTTGTAGGGTGAATATCGAATTGAAAGTTTACCCACAAGATGATGTGGCGCAACTTTGTGCTGAAGTGGCAAAGGTGATTGATGAAGCGAAGTTACCGACGGATCAGTTGTTGTTTTCTAGCTTTGATCGGCAAGCATTGCAGTTGATGCAACGTTGTTTGCCACAGATCCGACGTGGACAATTGTGGCAGTCTATTCCACCGAAGGCTCTTGAAGAGCTGGATAGTATCGAGGCTTACAGTGTCCATTGCGACTACCGATTTTTGCTGCCTGAACAAGCACAGCAGATGAAACAAGCGGGCTATCAGCTCTACTGCTATACCGCCAATTTTCCAGAGTTAGTGGAGCAACATTGGGATTGGGGTGTGAATATGATGATTAGCGATAGGCCACAAGCTTATCAGCCAGTAATCAATCAAGTGTGTTAATCTGTTAATCAACTTATCGCCATCACAAAATTACTCATAACTATGAATAACTTGAGTCTCAGACAGCAAAGTATTATTGATCTTATTCAGCGACAAGAATATTGCTCCATTGAAGAGTTATCGGCACAGTTTGATGTTACCACTCAAACGATACGCCGTGATATCAATGAGCTGTGTCATTATGGATTAGCTCAACGTCATCATGGTGGCGTTGGATTGCCAAGTACATTGAGCAATCGCAGTTTTGTTTCTCGTCGCCTAGCGAATCAGGATGAGAAGCAGCGAATAGCTCAGCAGGTCGTCAATGCTATCCCGGATGGCTGTACACTGTTTTTGGGCATTGGAACCACCATTGCCGCTATAGCAGAGCAGTTGGGTCAGCATAAAGAGTTGCGAGTCGTGACCAACAATTTCCATGCGGCGCATATTCTTTCTCAGTATGAACAAATTGAAACTTGGCTGCCTGGTGGTCGAATACGCGTCAATGATGGTGATGTGATCGGTGACGGTGCCGAGGCATTTTTTGCCCAGTTTATCGCGGATATTGCAATCGTTAGCTGTGCATCGATCAGTCGAGTACCCAAGCTGACCCCCGTTTGTGAAGAGACACAATTTGAAGACTATGTTATGGAACATGAGCTAAGAGAAGCCTCAGTAAGTCAAGCGATACTAGGCAGCGCCCAACAAAAATGGTTAGTGGCGAATAGTTCAAAGTGGCAACGTAAAGCCAGTGCAAGAGTTGCCCCTATTCGCTACTTTGACCGTATTTTCTCTGATAAGACAGGCGAAACTTTCAGTGAATAATGACAGTTAACAACACATCAGGTGTCACAGAGTTTCATCGTTACTGATGATAACTCTGTGACTCAATCGCATTAATCCTCACCATCGCTGGCTTGATGGATATGTTGATCGCTACGCCTCAATCGTTAACCGACATTCTGCAAACTGATAGCAAATACGTTGCTTTTTCTGTGCCGTTTGTAACGTGAACTGCACCTCGTTATGCTTCCAAATGACCTCTTGTAATGAGTAACATTGCTCACTCGATAGATCATGTAACACCATCGCTTGCAGGCGTGGTGCTGTTGAGCGCAGTAATGCATAAGCCAAATCGGAAGTCGCTGGGTTATCCGGTGCGTAACCGACTAAGATCTCACACTCTGTCGCGCAGGCGATATGTTGATGATAGCCATGGGGTTGCTCTTCAATCGCATAGTGTAAGGTGTGCTGGCGACTTTTCTGATGACAATGCGTTTTGGTCATGTTGGCTAAGACCCCGGACAATGGGTTGGCGCAGACCTGCCAATGTTCCGATAATTGATGCTGACCTCTTACATGGTAAGTCAGATCCAGTTGTTGCTGATGTGGATTAGTGACTTGGTTTAATTCAATGTAGGCCTCACCAATACGGATGATGGTACGTCTAAAATGAATATCTTGATAAGCGTCACTATCCCAGTGTTCTAAGGTATGACTATCAACCGTCGCCGCAGGTTTGCTCCAATCGACTTGGCAATCGATAAGGCTATATTGTTCGGTGTTGCGATAACACAGTGTCTCCGGGTTAATCGGTGATTGATTTTGTTGATTCACAACCAGCGTGTTGTGCGTCGCGGAGTTTTTGTAATATCCGTAATGTAGCGGTGCGCCATAACCTGTCGTGCCCAGATCCGGTAAGATTTCTTTGCCCTGTTTGACGATAATCAATCCAAGTCGGTCGTAGTGATCATGTTCTCCGCCATAAGGGGAATGCTTGAGCAGCATCGTATGCTGATGTTCTGAATCATATTCTATGGTGATCCCCGCTTGTTCTGCGTGTAGCGACTGGCACTGTAGCGCTGCGGTTTGTGGCAGCGTATCTACGCCGTAGAGCAGGGCATCAATATTATTGCGGCGGATGTTGCGGTAAATGCTGGTGAGTGCTTGGGCAAATTCATCGCATGGATAGTGCTGGTAAGCGAACTCAAATAAATGGCTATGAGTAAGTTTTTCCTGACCCGCGATGCAGTCGTTAAGACGAGGAAAGTCTCCGGTATTCAAAACCAAGTTGAGTGGGAACTTGAGCATTTTTAAAAAATGGCGATTACTGCTGACCGAGTAGGGCGTGTTATAGGCCATTTTTTCAAAGTTGAGCAGCGCTTGCAGTGCGTAATAGTGATAGTGAATGGAGCCTTCAAACCACATTCCTTCCTCACTTGACCCATGATTGAGTTGGTAGTGGATGCCATAAGGCGTATTTAATGCGAAATCGAGATAGCTATTATCATCAAGAATTAAACCAATCACACCAATGGTCGCATTGATCTTCATTTCATGGTTATGCAACTGTTTCGTGCGGTGCTGCATCAAAAACTCAGCACCTTCACGCAATAATCTCTGCTCAATATAGACTTGCTGCTCGTCACTGAGTTCGGATTTAATAAAGTCATAGCCGCGGGCAAGATCGAGGTGGCAATTGGCTTCGCATAGGGTCTGTGCATTCGCTTTGCCCGGACCATTGTACGGGATGCCGCCATGAACTTGATACTCGGGGTAATATTGTGCCGAGAGCATTAATATCTCTGTCACTTTATCAAGATAGCGCTGTTCTCCGGTCAGTTGCCACAATAGCCCCAATTGATAGCAAGCTTTAGCATTCAATCCATTAAGCCAGCGCCACCATGCGCCATCATAGGGCTCTCCCGTGAACGCTTTGTTATCAATAGGGCAGCAGTGCGAGGTCGGTTTATTACGATCCCACTGTAAACGCACGCCATGTTCAGGACAGAAATAGTAAAGGTTCCACGTCGCTCGACCATCAGGGGGCACCAAGGTATCACTTTCAAGTACCACCTGATTGTCTTGGATAAGTTGTTGTATTATCTCATCGCTTGCGCGAGCTTTAATACGAGTCATTTGTTGAGAGGTAAATTGAATCATTGAACCGCCTCTTGTTTGTTCACTGATGGGAAATTGAAATAGTTCAGAGCGTTGTAGTAGCAGATGTTTTCTATGGTCATTTTGAGCAATGCCATATCGTTCGGGAGCTCACCTTGGTCAACCCATTCGGCTAATTTGTTACACAGCACTCTGCGGAAGTATTCGTGGCGACTCATTGAAAAAATATTCCTCGAATCGGTTAACATGCCGATAAATCGACCTAAAGCACCGAGGTTTTTCAGCGTGGTCAGTTGAGCTTCCATGCCATCCTTGTGGTCGTTAAACCACCAAGCAGCACCCAACTGAATCTTGCCTGCTGCGCTGTCGCTGTCTTGAAACGCGCCGCTAATACTGGCTAGAACGCTATTATGTTCAGGATTCACACTGTAAATAATGGTTTTAGGCAGTTGCCGAGTGTCGTCGAGTGAATCCAATAAGCGGGTCAAGTTTTCCGCAATGCGTTGATCATTGATCACACTGAAACCTGTTCCCGCCCCGAGTGCGGCTTTACGTCTTGCGTTCACGTTGGGTAGCACTCCGATGTGTAGTTGCATCGCCCACTCATTGTGGTGATAGAGCTTTCCCAGATAGGTAAATAGAAAACTCTTTAGCTGTATGACTTGTTCCGAAGTCAGGTCGCCACCGCGTCGAAGCAGATCGAAGCACCGTTCCGCTTGCTGTTTGCTACATTGAGCAAAGGTGACGAGAGGCAGACCAAGATCGGCCAGTCGGCATCCCGTTGAGTGGAAAAACGCCACTCTTTTTTGGATAACGGATAAGTAGTCGTCGAGGGTGGCAATCTTTGTCTGTTCACACGTCTCCAATTGCGCGATGGTTTGCTCGATAGCTTGTGGATCGTCAATAGCAAACAGTTCGTCGGCGCGAAAGGTCGGTAGAACTTGGGTCGAACAGTGGTCTTGTTGAAGATGAATGTGGTATCGCAAATCGGAACAGGGAGAATCCGTGGTGCATAACGTGGTCACATTACATTGCTTGAGCACTTTTCGTGTACTGACCTGCTTGTCATTAAATTGAGGCTGGCACTCTGACCAGATTGCTTGTCCTGTGTGTTGACTGAGGGTTTTTGAGCAATTGAAGAAGCGCTTCAACTCAAGATGTGACCATTGATACAGCGGGTTACCCAATAGGTAAGGCATACACTCAGTCCACTTTTGAAACTTCTCTTGATCACTGGCAGCACCAGTAATCCAATGCTCATCAATGCCATTCCATCTCATCGCCCGCCATACATAGTGATCCTTGTCTAACCAAGCTTGAGCAAGATTGGTCGCACAGTGATCTTCCCAGATCTCTTTTGCTTCAAGGTGATTGTGATAGTCAATGATAGGCAAGGATGCGGCGTAGTCATGATATAAGTCAATCGCCAGAGGAGTAGAGAGTAAAAAGTGTTCACTGATGTAGGTATTGGACATAGTTAAGTGACCCAGTTAAGCGACCTGTTAAGAGCGGATAACTAAAGTTACCATAAAAATAAAACGTCGGTTTGATTTTAATGCGATCAATGTTTTAAAAATTAAGAATTTTTGTTTCTATACATGCTTGACGATCACATAACCATGAATGTGGTGTTTATTTATACGAGATATAAGTAAAAATGAAACGGTATTTTAAAAATCAACTTTCGCGGTAACATACTTAGTTAAGGAGTATCAGATGAATATCGATATGCTCGTTGTGGGCGTTTATTTCGTTTTTATGATCACGATAGGTGTGATCTTTAAACGCTTTGCTGGCAGTTCTACCAGTGATTACTTTCGTGGCGGCGGCAAAATGCTGTGGTGGATGGTGGGCTCCACCGCTTTTATGACACAGTTTAGTGCATGGACGTTTACCGGGGCGGCGGGCAAAGCCTTTACTGATGGCTTTCCGATCATGGTCGTCTTTATGGCCAATGCCTTTGGCTTTTTGCTTTCGTGGTTATTCTTTTCTTATCGCTTTCGACAAATGCGTGTTGTTACACCCATTGAAGGTGTTAGGCGTCGTTTTGGCGCAACCAATGAGCAAGTGTTTACTTGGGCGACCATGCCAACCAGTATTATTTACACTGGTATTTGGTTAAACGGTTTGGCGCTATTTGTTAGTGCCGTATTCAAGGTAGATATTCAAACCACCATCATTGTCACGGGTCTTATTGTACTGTTTATTTCGGTCATTGGTGGCGCGTGGGGAGTTGTGGCGTCTGACTTTGTACAGATGGTGGTGATTATGTCAGTGACCGTGGTCTGTGCGGTGGCGGCGTTGATTAAAATTGGTGGTCCTTCAAACCTTATCGAACAATTTCCAGCGGATTCCATCATGGGCTCGAACATGAATTATAGCCTGCTGTTTTTCTCCTGGTTTATCTTTATGTTCGTCAAACAACTGCAAAACATTAACAACATGCAGGACTCTTATCGCTTTCTAACCGCGAAAGATTCAACCAATGCCCGCAAAGCGGCACTGCTTGCCTTTGTGTTAATGCTGATTGGTCCAGCCATCTGGTTTTTACCGCCTTGGGTTACAGCCGTGTTCTATCCTGATGCTGCGACTATCCATGCCGCAGCGCTGGGTAAAAAGTCTGCGGATGCGGTGTATTTGGTTTTTGTCGAAAATGTAATGCCCGTGGGCATGGTTGGTCTGCTGATGTCTGCGGTTTTTGCCGCCACGATGTCGTCTATGGACTCTGGGCTGAATCGTAACTCAGGTATTTTTGTCCGTAACTTCTATGCGCCAATATTGGACAAACACGCCGATGACAAAAAATTGATGCGTGTGAGTCAGTTTGTGACGTTTGTTTTTGGTGTCTTAATCATTATGGTGGCGTTATTTATTAACTCATTGCGCGGCTTGAGTCTGTTCGATGCCATGATGTATGTCAGTACCTTGCTGCAAATGCCGATCTTAGTCCCACTGTTCTTCGGTATTTTTATTAAGAAGACGCCAGATTGGGCAGGCTGGGCAACCTTGGCGGTCGGTATGGTGGTGTCTTATCTTGTCAGTTTTGTTATCACTGCGGACGTTGTTGCCAATTGGCTGAACTTAGAAGTGCCATTTACTAGTCGTGAGGCCTCCGATCTTAAGGTGATGCTTGGTATTGTTGGTCACCTGTTTATCACTGGCGGATTCTTCTGCTTAACAACGAAGTTCTATAAACAGCCACAAGGTGAGCGTAAAGTAGAACTAGAGAGCTTCTGGAATGATGTTAACACACCAGTGATTGAAGAAGCGGGTCAAGATGAGATAGACCGTCAGCAGAGAAACATGCTGGGTAAACTCATTTTAGTCTTCGGTAGTCTAGTGATGCTGATGGTATTGATACCGAATCCATTCTGGGGTCGTATGGCGTTTGTGTTCTGTGGTGTGGTGATTGTGACCGTAGGCGGTTTGCTGCTGAAAAGCGCGAAGCGGACAGAGAGAGCCAGTGTTAATGCTACTGTCTAGGTGATCAGTTCGAGGTTTAGGTGATGAATTCTAATCACTTGTACTCGTTAAAATAAAAAAACTCGGCTATTGATGCCGAGTTTTTTATTGATTGCTCTTGTGTCTATTCGACAGTCAATGGCATAGGGTAATGGTGAAAACCCAATTGCTCAGAGACGTTTTTACCTGCTTGGTGTAGCAGTGCAATGTAATCCTGTTTTTTGTCTTGTTCGAATCGAATGGTAGGAAAAGAGACTGAAATTGAGGCAATCGCGTGACCAAAGCGGTCATAGATTGGCACTGCGATACAGCGTAAGCCAGGTTCTTGCTCTTCGTTGTCTTCGCCAAAGCGCTCAACGCGCACCCGATCCAACTCTTCCATCACTTGCTCTGGTGTTTCGTGAGTGTTTGCCGTGTGCTTAATAAAGTCGACCGATTCGAGTAATTGCTTCGCTTCGTTGGGATCCATGTCGGCCATCATGACCTTACCAATTGCGGTGCTGTAGAGTGGGTTACGACGACCAACGCGTGAATGCATGCGCAGGTGGTAAGTCGAATCTATTTTGTGAAGATACAAGATAGAGCCATCGTCAATACAGCCTAAATGCACTGTCTCGTTAATAACATTAACTATCTTGCGCATCTCCGTGTCAGCAAGATCGATAAGATCGACATGTTCAAGCGCTTTTGAGCCAAGTTCGAACAGCTTTAGCGTCAACGCGTATTTATCAGCTTCGCCTTCCTGAACCACAATCCCAAGACCTTTCATTGTTTGTAAGAAACGATAGGTCGTCGCTTTGGACATCATTAAGCGTTGTGACAGTTCAGAGACGCCTATCTCTTTCTGCTCACCAAGAGTTTGCAGGATGTTAAACACTTTAAGTACCGAAGATACGGCTTCTGGCTGAGTTGATTTTTCCATATTCCCTGATTCGCGTGACTAAAAACCTGGTCATTATAACGGCTATCTCTAATGTCGTCAGCCAAAAATTAAAAAGGGAGTTCATTTAATTTAAAACTATTCTTTTGAGTAAGTTCAAAAAAACAAAATGAACACAAAGAAAAATAAAACGCTGGTTTATTTTACTGTTGTGTAACGAGCACTTCTGGGTATACTGGGTAGCATCTTGATGAATAGCGGATTCGAGTTTAACTTGACTTATGGTTAGGTAACGAATTTTATAACGAGTGATAGCGACTCTTGCGCTATCCACGGGAGTAGATAAATGAAAATTGCACTGATGATGGAAAACAGCCAAGCGGCGAAAAACCCAATGGTGGCAGGCGAGCTAAACGCCGTTGCGGGTGGTTTAGGTCATGATGTTTATAATGTGGGCATGACGGATGAGAATGATCATCCGCTGACTTATATCCACTTGGGTATTATGGCCAGCATCCTGCTTAACTCAAAAGCGGTGGATTTTGTGGTGACAGGTTGCGGCACGGGTCAGGGAGCGATGGCGGCGTCTAACTTACATCCAGGTGTTGTGTGCGGTTACTGTTTGGAGCCTTCGGATGCGTTTCTGTTTAATCAAATCAACAATGGCAACGCGATTTCTTTAGCGTTCGCTAAGGGGTTTGGTTGGGCTGGTGAGCTCAATGTTCGCTATATATTTGAAAAAGCTTTTACGGGTGAGCGCGGTGTCGGCTACCCAATCGAGCGAGCTGAACCTCAACAACGCAATGCCGCGATTTTAAACCAAGTAAAAGCGGCAGTGGCGAAAGATGTGGTTTCTTCACTGAAAGCGATTGATCAAGAGTTGGTTAAAACAGCGGTCACCAGTGTTCAGTTCCAAGAGTGTTTCTTCGCTCACTGCCAAGATGAAGCGATCGCAAGCTATGTTCGTTCTCTGATTGAGTCGTAATAGCGTGATTTAAGATTCACCAGACTAAATTAAAATAGCCCTATGTGTAATAGGGCTATTTTTTCGTCAGTCTCTTTAGCGCTACTATTTATATGCCGTCATCCCTTCGAAGGAAGGGGGGCTTGTTACAAGCACGGTATGCGCTTGGGGTAGATTCCTTCCTACGAAGGAATGACGTGTAACTGTGAAATGACGTGTAATTGTGGAATGACGCGTGACTGTGGAGCGACGTGTAATTGCGGAACGACGTGTTACTTATGGGCTGACGTGCTGGTGCGGAACAACGTTGTCGCTAGCAATAACGTTATGTCCATGACCTATCTTGCAAGCCAACCGCCGTCAACGGCGATGGTGTAGCCATTGATATAGTTCGCTGCGTCTGATGCCAAGAAAACACATGGACCCGCGAGGTCGTCGGGCGTTCCCCAGCGCTGTGCGGGGATGCGGTCAAGGATTTCTTGGTTGCGTTGGTTGTCGTTACGTAACGCTTCGGTGTTGTCGGTCGCCATATAGCCGGGTGCGATGCCGTTAACATTGATATTATGTTTGGCCCATTCGTTGGCCATGAGGCGGGTAAGCCCCATAATACCGCTCTTTGATGCCGTGTATGAAGGCACGCGGATACCGCCTTGATAAGACAGCATAGAGGCAATATTGATGATCTTACCGCCATCTCCCTGAGCAATAAATTGCTTGGCGACGGCTTGAGAGAGGAAGAATGCGGTTTTTAGATTGACGTCCATAACGTCATCCCAATCTTGTTCGGTAAAGTCCACAGCATCGTTACGGCGAATGATACCTGCGTTGTTCACTAAGATATCCACTTTACCAAATTCACTCAACGTGGTTTCAATAACCGAAGGAATATCGTCGGTTTTCATTAGATCGACGCGCTTGTCGATAAAGCGACGACCGCAGGCTTCGACCTGTTGCTGTGTCTCACTCGCCGCACTGCGATTAACGCCGACAATATCACAACCCGCACTAGCAAGGGCGACGGCCATTGCTTGGCCAAGTCCTTTGTTACAACCGGTAACGATAGCGGTTTTACCAGACAGATCGAAAGTGTTAAGAATCATAGCAAGTCCTTGGTTTATTTAGTGATGAATGACGCATGAATCGCCCATTGTCTCGACGATTTTCGCTACAAAAACAATAACGAAAAATGGCGCATTTTGCAATAAATGAAACGA from the Vibrio hippocampi genome contains:
- the kdgR gene encoding DNA-binding transcriptional regulator KdgR; its protein translation is MEKSTQPEAVSSVLKVFNILQTLGEQKEIGVSELSQRLMMSKATTYRFLQTMKGLGIVVQEGEADKYALTLKLFELGSKALEHVDLIDLADTEMRKIVNVINETVHLGCIDDGSILYLHKIDSTYHLRMHSRVGRRNPLYSTAIGKVMMADMDPNEAKQLLESVDFIKHTANTHETPEQVMEELDRVRVERFGEDNEEQEPGLRCIAVPIYDRFGHAIASISVSFPTIRFEQDKKQDYIALLHQAGKNVSEQLGFHHYPMPLTVE
- a CDS encoding sodium:solute symporter family protein; protein product: MNIDMLVVGVYFVFMITIGVIFKRFAGSSTSDYFRGGGKMLWWMVGSTAFMTQFSAWTFTGAAGKAFTDGFPIMVVFMANAFGFLLSWLFFSYRFRQMRVVTPIEGVRRRFGATNEQVFTWATMPTSIIYTGIWLNGLALFVSAVFKVDIQTTIIVTGLIVLFISVIGGAWGVVASDFVQMVVIMSVTVVCAVAALIKIGGPSNLIEQFPADSIMGSNMNYSLLFFSWFIFMFVKQLQNINNMQDSYRFLTAKDSTNARKAALLAFVLMLIGPAIWFLPPWVTAVFYPDAATIHAAALGKKSADAVYLVFVENVMPVGMVGLLMSAVFAATMSSMDSGLNRNSGIFVRNFYAPILDKHADDKKLMRVSQFVTFVFGVLIIMVALFINSLRGLSLFDAMMYVSTLLQMPILVPLFFGIFIKKTPDWAGWATLAVGMVVSYLVSFVITADVVANWLNLEVPFTSREASDLKVMLGIVGHLFITGGFFCLTTKFYKQPQGERKVELESFWNDVNTPVIEEAGQDEIDRQQRNMLGKLILVFGSLVMLMVLIPNPFWGRMAFVFCGVVIVTVGGLLLKSAKRTERASVNATV
- a CDS encoding glycerophosphoryl diester phosphodiesterase — its product is MNITAHRGVSSLAPENTLTAFRLAPQYGCEWIEIDVQLSQDLIPVVIHDQTVNRCTNGSGKVADMTLTQLKKLDAGLWFSEQYRGEKIPTLHETLKLVQALGCRVNIELKVYPQDDVAQLCAEVAKVIDEAKLPTDQLLFSSFDRQALQLMQRCLPQIRRGQLWQSIPPKALEELDSIEAYSVHCDYRFLLPEQAQQMKQAGYQLYCYTANFPELVEQHWDWGVNMMISDRPQAYQPVINQVC
- the ugpB gene encoding sn-glycerol-3-phosphate ABC transporter substrate-binding protein UgpB translates to MSIMRLTGLAVTAALLSTHAQAKTEVEWWHAMGGALGQKVNEIAANFNASQDEYEIKPVYKGSYAETMTSAIAAFRAKEQPAIVQVFEVGTATMMGAEKAIYPVYQLMADTKEPFNSDNYLSAVTGYYTNTQGEMLSMPFNSSTPVMYYNKDMFAKAGIEQAPKTWKEMEQVSRKLLDSGAKCGFTTTWQSWVQIENFGARNNIPVATQSNGFAGLNTEFKFNDAPYVKHIEQLGQWSKEGVFKYGGRQSDGMPLFYTQECAMTMGSSAGLAGIQENMKGINIGVAELPYDDELVKKPQNTIIGGASLWVLQGHSKPEYQGVARFFSYLSSPEVQADWHQFTGYLPITQQAYELTKQQGFYDANPGTDTAVVQMTSTQPTENSKGIRFGNFLQTRDIINEELEGVWSGKTTAKTALNNAVRRGDEQLRRFERVQK
- a CDS encoding DeoR/GlpR family DNA-binding transcription regulator encodes the protein MNNLSLRQQSIIDLIQRQEYCSIEELSAQFDVTTQTIRRDINELCHYGLAQRHHGGVGLPSTLSNRSFVSRRLANQDEKQRIAQQVVNAIPDGCTLFLGIGTTIAAIAEQLGQHKELRVVTNNFHAAHILSQYEQIETWLPGGRIRVNDGDVIGDGAEAFFAQFIADIAIVSCASISRVPKLTPVCEETQFEDYVMEHELREASVSQAILGSAQQKWLVANSSKWQRKASARVAPIRYFDRIFSDKTGETFSE
- the kduD gene encoding 2-dehydro-3-deoxy-D-gluconate 5-dehydrogenase KduD, whose protein sequence is MILNTFDLSGKTAIVTGCNKGLGQAMAVALASAGCDIVGVNRSAASETQQQVEACGRRFIDKRVDLMKTDDIPSVIETTLSEFGKVDILVNNAGIIRRNDAVDFTEQDWDDVMDVNLKTAFFLSQAVAKQFIAQGDGGKIINIASMLSYQGGIRVPSYTASKSGIMGLTRLMANEWAKHNINVNGIAPGYMATDNTEALRNDNQRNQEILDRIPAQRWGTPDDLAGPCVFLASDAANYINGYTIAVDGGWLAR
- the uxaC gene encoding glucuronate isomerase: MSNTYISEHFLLSTPLAIDLYHDYAASLPIIDYHNHLEAKEIWEDHCATNLAQAWLDKDHYVWRAMRWNGIDEHWITGAASDQEKFQKWTECMPYLLGNPLYQWSHLELKRFFNCSKTLSQHTGQAIWSECQPQFNDKQVSTRKVLKQCNVTTLCTTDSPCSDLRYHIHLQQDHCSTQVLPTFRADELFAIDDPQAIEQTIAQLETCEQTKIATLDDYLSVIQKRVAFFHSTGCRLADLGLPLVTFAQCSKQQAERCFDLLRRGGDLTSEQVIQLKSFLFTYLGKLYHHNEWAMQLHIGVLPNVNARRKAALGAGTGFSVINDQRIAENLTRLLDSLDDTRQLPKTIIYSVNPEHNSVLASISGAFQDSDSAAGKIQLGAAWWFNDHKDGMEAQLTTLKNLGALGRFIGMLTDSRNIFSMSRHEYFRRVLCNKLAEWVDQGELPNDMALLKMTIENICYYNALNYFNFPSVNKQEAVQ
- a CDS encoding heparinase II/III domain-containing protein, coding for MIQFTSQQMTRIKARASDEIIQQLIQDNQVVLESDTLVPPDGRATWNLYYFCPEHGVRLQWDRNKPTSHCCPIDNKAFTGEPYDGAWWRWLNGLNAKACYQLGLLWQLTGEQRYLDKVTEILMLSAQYYPEYQVHGGIPYNGPGKANAQTLCEANCHLDLARGYDFIKSELSDEQQVYIEQRLLREGAEFLMQHRTKQLHNHEMKINATIGVIGLILDDNSYLDFALNTPYGIHYQLNHGSSEEGMWFEGSIHYHYYALQALLNFEKMAYNTPYSVSSNRHFLKMLKFPLNLVLNTGDFPRLNDCIAGQEKLTHSHLFEFAYQHYPCDEFAQALTSIYRNIRRNNIDALLYGVDTLPQTAALQCQSLHAEQAGITIEYDSEHQHTMLLKHSPYGGEHDHYDRLGLIIVKQGKEILPDLGTTGYGAPLHYGYYKNSATHNTLVVNQQNQSPINPETLCYRNTEQYSLIDCQVDWSKPAATVDSHTLEHWDSDAYQDIHFRRTIIRIGEAYIELNQVTNPHQQQLDLTYHVRGQHQLSEHWQVCANPLSGVLANMTKTHCHQKSRQHTLHYAIEEQPHGYHQHIACATECEILVGYAPDNPATSDLAYALLRSTAPRLQAMVLHDLSSEQCYSLQEVIWKHNEVQFTLQTAQKKQRICYQFAECRLTIEA
- a CDS encoding RpiB/LacA/LacB family sugar-phosphate isomerase, producing MKIALMMENSQAAKNPMVAGELNAVAGGLGHDVYNVGMTDENDHPLTYIHLGIMASILLNSKAVDFVVTGCGTGQGAMAASNLHPGVVCGYCLEPSDAFLFNQINNGNAISLAFAKGFGWAGELNVRYIFEKAFTGERGVGYPIERAEPQQRNAAILNQVKAAVAKDVVSSLKAIDQELVKTAVTSVQFQECFFAHCQDEAIASYVRSLIES